In Gemmatimonadaceae bacterium, the following are encoded in one genomic region:
- a CDS encoding helix-turn-helix transcriptional regulator: MAQLQAKLGRTIQRLRKDAGYSQESFADEVGVHRTYMGAVERGEKNISLRNIERIADALKIRTSELLRRAENA, translated from the coding sequence ATGGCTCAGTTACAGGCGAAGCTCGGTCGAACCATACAGAGGTTGCGAAAGGACGCGGGATATTCTCAGGAGTCCTTCGCCGACGAGGTCGGGGTTCACCGCACATACATGGGTGCGGTGGAGCGAGGCGAGAAGAACATCAGCCTCCGCAACATCGAGCGAATCGCGGACGCACTGAAAATCAGGACGAGTGAGTTGCTTAGGCGCGCCGAAAACGCGTAA